AAAGCACCCAGCAGTGAATCCAACTTTTTCCTATCTGATTCTTTAATACCACAAGATTGCGCTAAATAACTTATAAAACCTTCCCTAAGCACCTCTAATGCTTGGCTGAACCTTTTGGTTTTCATATAAAGAGAAGCAAAACTTGTGTAATCTTCAAGATTTTCAAATTTATAACCTTTAAGAGTGTAATACTCGCTCTTTTTAAACTTGTCAAAAAGCAAACTTACCGCATACATTCTTGGGTCCTTTTCAAATGTGCTTTTGATGTTTTGCCTCTGCAGAATGTCTTCTATGTCCGATATTTTTTTAGGATACACCCTTAGAGCATTTGTAAAATACGCATTACTCAAAGTTTTTAATACTTTACTCAACGCCTTTATCCCAGAATAATCTTTTTGTTTATCTTTCTCTAAACCACTTAAGTACTTCTCCAAGTATTCACTTAGAGAATATACATCTCCATAATCTAAAAAAGTCTTAAAGGAATATATAAGGTTGTCAAGATCAAGCATGGGTTTTAGGTCTACTACTTGCGCTTCTTGACTGCCTCTTTCATACATACCGTAGAAAATACCCTTAATTTCTGCATTTTCGATAATGTTAATAAGTCTTATCACGGTAAATATGAATAAAGAAATGCTTCTAAAACCATGAGTTATATCAAAATAAACTTCACTTTCCCTAACTTCTTGTATAATTTCCTGCATAACTTCTTTAAATCCTTCCCACAGTTCCTCTTCGTTTTTTCCATAAGGAATCAATACCTTTTTGTATTTCTGGGGAAAGTATTTATCTGGATATTCTTCCCATTTTGATTCTTGTGTGCCTATTATGATTATGCTATCGGGTTTTACCACTTCTTTACATAGGAAGTATGACACATAATTCGTTTTCATAGACTTCTTTCCGAGGATATAGGAGGTCTCACTGTAAGGTCCTGTTCCGAGGAGGGATATAAAAACCTTTTTTCTCTTCATTACAAATCCCCCATATTTTAATCATCAAAAGGAAACTGCTTTTCATTTTTCCCTCCGTTACGGGATATTATATCAAACATAAATCCTCTTTCAACTTCACACGGTAGATTAGCAACTTTTATTACAAATTACAATTTATAATATACCACAGTTTTTTAGTCATCATCCTTATATCCTGAAGGATCAATCATAAGAGCTTTACCTTCTCCACGCCAGCCAGCAGATATATACGCCAGCTTCCTAACTCAAAAGGCTTATATAAAACGCTGTAGGTTGCAATGAGTCGCTTAGCCCGGGGAAGGGTGGTATATAACCGCCTGGTTATTGCTTAATAATTTATTCATTTCCCTGAGCCATTCGCCGAGTTTGTTCCGTGTCCACAGTTCAGCTCTTACCTGTAATTATACCTTCACAGGTTTTTCTGAGGAATTCCCCAGAAAAGTGGATAAGAGGTCAAGGACACAAGGACAGCTTGACACAGGATTATAAGTGGGTATTTATTTTTACAAATTTTGAAACACTTCAAAAATTGGTAAAATGCGATGAAATACTGGTCGCAAATAATTTTTCAGTCAGGAAAAAAGAACAACAGAAGCCTCTATTATTTTTGTTTTGAATGTGGTGGACTTTTTAAGGCTTTACGAAGATAGACATGGTTAACCTCTAAAATTTGAGTATGATTAACTAAACTTTCTAACTTTCTGGGTATATATAGGTAGAAAGTTAGAAAGATTAGAAATCTTTGAGAGTCAAGCACTTGGCTATGATATAGTTCCAAACTTTCCGATTTCTGACCAGAAAGTTAAAAAATCTAAAAAACTTATCCAAGCCTTGACTGACAGAGCTTTCCTGCCATTTCCTTTAACGTGTTAAATTAAACCCCCTTTAAACCTTTGATAGACAAGGCTTAGAGATATTGAAAAAAAAGATTGAAAATCTGATGTAATTTTGTGGGTCATAGTGGGTCATAATGGGCTATTCAAGTTATTGACTGACAAGGCTTTGGAAATTTTCCATTGAAAGACAAGGTTTTTGAAAGGGGCTATTTTCAAGGCTTTGAAAGGCAAGGGTTTAAAATGGGCGATGGAGGACTTGAACCTCCGACCTCCATCGTGTGAGGATGGCGCTCTACCTCTGAGCTAATCGCCCTTACTGATAAGGTAAATTATACAACTTTCTAAAAGAATTCAAGCCTATTTTGTAAATTTTTAAAGTTTTATGCCCAAGAGGTATAGATAACTACTTTTTGAAACATACTGGGTTGCTTTTGTAAATTCTCTAAATAACTCTCTAAAGGATAATTTGCTATCAAAAGCTCATCTCCTTCTCTTAGGTAATTTTTTCCATAGTTTGCCATACCGTATTTGAGTTTCCACCCTACAATGTAAAAATCTATATAAAGTTCTTTTATCTCCTTAGAATTATCATATGTTATAAGTATTTTATGCTTGCACTTAAGTACCTCTTCTTTCAGTCTATAGTGGTCAAATTCTGTGTGTAGGGTTCCTTTATTTCCATAAAGTTTTGAGCCTCTTGAAGAATAATAGGGTGGATCAAGAAATATAACCACGTTTTCTCCTTCTTCTCTTAGTAATTGACTATAATCCCCATGATATACCTCTATTCTCTGAAGGATTTTGCTTACGCTATAGAGTTTTTCGATACTTTTTGATGTAAATCTCTTCCTAAAGGCTTCTTCCGAGTAGCCTCCGCTGTCTGTAGTTCCAGAAAAGGTTATCCTATTCAGCACAAAGAAATCTACTGCTCTTTGTAGCGTGTCGTTAGAAAGGTAAGGTCTTCTTTGAAGGATCTCCTCGTATAGCTTCCTTCCATCTTTATAGCTTTGCCAAAGACTTAAGATTTCTTTTATCAATTTTTCTGGTCTCTCCTTTAACTCTTTCCAAAAGCAATAAAGGTCAAAATTTTTATCGCCAATTATGTATTTTACAAAAGGTTTTACCTGAGCCCAGTAAAGGGTTATACTGGCACCACCACACATAGGCTCCCTTAACTCCTTAAAATCCACAGGGAAAAAGTTTTTTAAAAAATTTACCGCCTTTGATTTTCCACCAGGATACCTAAGGGGAGAGGTCACTAATCCCATAATAAACCACCTCAAAGCCATTGTACTTGGCTTCTTTTAAAAGGCATAATAAAAACTCCTTTTTTGCCTGTTTTTTAGGGATTTA
The Hydrogenobacter sp. genome window above contains:
- a CDS encoding TM1812 family CRISPR-associated protein, with amino-acid sequence MKRKKVFISLLGTGPYSETSYILGKKSMKTNYVSYFLCKEVVKPDSIIIIGTQESKWEEYPDKYFPQKYKKVLIPYGKNEEELWEGFKEVMQEIIQEVRESEVYFDITHGFRSISLFIFTVIRLINIIENAEIKGIFYGMYERGSQEAQVVDLKPMLDLDNLIYSFKTFLDYGDVYSLSEYLEKYLSGLEKDKQKDYSGIKALSKVLKTLSNAYFTNALRVYPKKISDIEDILQRQNIKSTFEKDPRMYAVSLLFDKFKKSEYYTLKGYKFENLEDYTSFASLYMKTKRFSQALEVLREGFISYLAQSCGIKESDRKKLDSLLGALQDIKDDNIEDKSIKEIVKMIRDIASNISHLRNAASHAFTSVEDDKANSMVKDIEERINNIIQDLTNLKEKGLSQEICKILIDLSEKIKGRL
- a CDS encoding DNA adenine methylase, encoding MGLVTSPLRYPGGKSKAVNFLKNFFPVDFKELREPMCGGASITLYWAQVKPFVKYIIGDKNFDLYCFWKELKERPEKLIKEILSLWQSYKDGRKLYEEILQRRPYLSNDTLQRAVDFFVLNRITFSGTTDSGGYSEEAFRKRFTSKSIEKLYSVSKILQRIEVYHGDYSQLLREEGENVVIFLDPPYYSSRGSKLYGNKGTLHTEFDHYRLKEEVLKCKHKILITYDNSKEIKELYIDFYIVGWKLKYGMANYGKNYLREGDELLIANYPLESYLENLQKQPSMFQKVVIYTSWA